A window from Anser cygnoides isolate HZ-2024a breed goose chromosome 1, Taihu_goose_T2T_genome, whole genome shotgun sequence encodes these proteins:
- the TPT1 gene encoding translationally-controlled tumor protein, whose protein sequence is MIIYRDCISQDEMFSDIYKIREVANGLCLEVEGKMVTRTEGQIDDSLIGGNASAEGPEGEGTEATVITGVDIVINHHLQETSFTKESYKKYIKDYMKAIKARLEEHKPERVKPFMTGAAEQIKHILANFKNYQFFVGENMNPDGMVALLDFREDGVTPYMIFFKDGLEIEKC, encoded by the exons atgatCATCTACCGGGACTGCATCAGCC AGGACGAGATGTTCTCGGACATCTACAAGATCCGCGAGGTGGCGAACGGCCTGTGCCTGGAAGTGGAGGGGAAG ATGGTCACCAGGACAGAGGGTCAAATTGATGACTCTCTAATTGGTGGCAATGCCTCTGCTGAAGGTCCTGAGGGAGAGGGAACAGAAGCCACGGTCATAACTGGTGTTGACATAGTAATAAACCACCATCTTCAGGAAACCAGCTTTACAAAAGAGTCGTACAAGAAGTACATCAAGGACTACATGAAAGC aatcAAAGCCAGACTTGAGGAACACAAGCCAGAGAGAGTAAAGCCTTTCATGACAGGGGCTGCAGAACAAATCAAACACATCCTCGCTAACTTCAAAAACTACCAG TTCTTTGTAGGAGAGAACATGAATCCAGATGGCATGGTGGCTCTGCTGGATTTCCGTGAGGATGGTGTGACCCCATATATGATTTTCTTTAAGGACGGCTTAGAAATCGAGAAATGT TAA
- the SLC25A30 gene encoding kidney mitochondrial carrier protein 1 isoform X1: MQPTWIFWRGLKEDSIMSALNWKPFLYGGLASITAECGTFPIDLTKTRLQVQGQVNDAKYKEIRYRGMMHALVRICREEGLKALYSGIAPAMLRQASYGTIKIGTYQSLKRMFVEHPEDETLMINVLCGILSGVISSSIANPTDVLKIRMQAQGSVIQGGMMGNFIQIYQTEGTKGLWKGVSLTAQRAAIVVGVELPVYDLTKKHLIMSGYMGDTVYTHFLSSFTCGLAGALASNPVDVVRTRMMNERSQQNGAHSNYKGTLDCLLQTWKNEGFFALYKGFWPNWLRLGPWNIIFFLTYEQLKKLDL; encoded by the exons ATGCAACCGACGTGGATATTTTGGAGAGGCCTA aaagaagaTTCAATAATGTCAGCGCTGAACTGGAAGCCCTTTCTCTATGGAGGTTTAGCATCAATCACTGCAGAATGCG gtacTTTCCCAATTGATCTGACTAAAACACGCCTGCAGGTTCAAGGTCAAGTTAATGATGCTAAATATAAAGAGATCCGCTACCGTGGAATGATGCATGCACTGGTCAGAATATGCAGAGAAGAAGGACTGAAAGCCTTATACTCTGG GATTGCACCTGCAATGCTACGGCAAGCTTCATACGGAACTATAAAAATAGGCACTTACCAGAGCTTAAAAAGAATGTTTGTTGAGCATCCAGAAG ATGAAACCCTGATGATAAATGTTCTGTGTGGCATTCTTTCGGGAGTAATTTCATCATCTATTGCCAACCCTACAGATGTCTTAAAG ATCAGAATGCAAGCCCAAGGTAGTGTGATTCAAGGAGGAATGATGGGCAACTTTATACAGATCTACCAAACTGAAGGCACTAAAGGATTATGGAAG GGGGTGTCCCTGACAGCACAGAGAGCTGCTATTGTTGTTGGAGTGGAACTGCCAGTGTATGACCTTACCAAGAAGCACCTAATCATGTCTGGATATATGGGAGACACAGTATATACTCACTTCCT CTCCAGTTTTACGTGCGGGCTAGCTGGAGCCCTTGCATCCAACCCAGTTGATGTTGTGAGAACACGCATGATGAATGAGAGAAGCCAACAAAACGGGGCACACTCAAACTACAAGGGTACTCTGGATTGCTTGTTACAA acctgGAAGAATGAAGGCTTTTTTGCTCTTTATAAAGGGTTTTGGCCAAACTGGCTAAGACTTGGTCCTTGGAATATCATT TTCTTTCTGACGTACGAACAGTTGAAGAAATTAGACTTGTGA
- the SLC25A30 gene encoding kidney mitochondrial carrier protein 1 isoform X2, with protein MSALNWKPFLYGGLASITAECGTFPIDLTKTRLQVQGQVNDAKYKEIRYRGMMHALVRICREEGLKALYSGIAPAMLRQASYGTIKIGTYQSLKRMFVEHPEDETLMINVLCGILSGVISSSIANPTDVLKIRMQAQGSVIQGGMMGNFIQIYQTEGTKGLWKGVSLTAQRAAIVVGVELPVYDLTKKHLIMSGYMGDTVYTHFLSSFTCGLAGALASNPVDVVRTRMMNERSQQNGAHSNYKGTLDCLLQTWKNEGFFALYKGFWPNWLRLGPWNIIFFLTYEQLKKLDL; from the exons ATGTCAGCGCTGAACTGGAAGCCCTTTCTCTATGGAGGTTTAGCATCAATCACTGCAGAATGCG gtacTTTCCCAATTGATCTGACTAAAACACGCCTGCAGGTTCAAGGTCAAGTTAATGATGCTAAATATAAAGAGATCCGCTACCGTGGAATGATGCATGCACTGGTCAGAATATGCAGAGAAGAAGGACTGAAAGCCTTATACTCTGG GATTGCACCTGCAATGCTACGGCAAGCTTCATACGGAACTATAAAAATAGGCACTTACCAGAGCTTAAAAAGAATGTTTGTTGAGCATCCAGAAG ATGAAACCCTGATGATAAATGTTCTGTGTGGCATTCTTTCGGGAGTAATTTCATCATCTATTGCCAACCCTACAGATGTCTTAAAG ATCAGAATGCAAGCCCAAGGTAGTGTGATTCAAGGAGGAATGATGGGCAACTTTATACAGATCTACCAAACTGAAGGCACTAAAGGATTATGGAAG GGGGTGTCCCTGACAGCACAGAGAGCTGCTATTGTTGTTGGAGTGGAACTGCCAGTGTATGACCTTACCAAGAAGCACCTAATCATGTCTGGATATATGGGAGACACAGTATATACTCACTTCCT CTCCAGTTTTACGTGCGGGCTAGCTGGAGCCCTTGCATCCAACCCAGTTGATGTTGTGAGAACACGCATGATGAATGAGAGAAGCCAACAAAACGGGGCACACTCAAACTACAAGGGTACTCTGGATTGCTTGTTACAA acctgGAAGAATGAAGGCTTTTTTGCTCTTTATAAAGGGTTTTGGCCAAACTGGCTAAGACTTGGTCCTTGGAATATCATT TTCTTTCTGACGTACGAACAGTTGAAGAAATTAGACTTGTGA